Proteins encoded within one genomic window of Anastrepha ludens isolate Willacy chromosome 4, idAnaLude1.1, whole genome shotgun sequence:
- the LOC128861468 gene encoding uncharacterized protein LOC128861468, whose amino-acid sequence MKLTIFTSIFGVLVTVSCVRASTNAVAYIARPLLRAYPYVYSAHSSSLVTPTQQQYHTQDGLGQYAYGYAEPHSAKQEVRSLDGITRGSYSYRDAAGKLQTVDYTADDNGFRVAATNLPRAVTVEQSQKQEQQQPFRAAETSGGVPFTADVATARDFHAAAHRETLLRLSEGGKPSGESATAGSDTGSVQLPQPVDDTVAVAAAKADHFRRHEQERELHEIFQQGRAITPTTIVPTAISASVIPSIYNYGYPWRYYYY is encoded by the coding sequence ATGAAACTCACAATTTTTACTTCCATTTTCGGTGTATTAGTAACAGTATCCTGTGTAAGAGCTAGCACTAATGCTGTAGCATACATCGCCAGGCCGCTGTTGCGTGCCTATCCGTACGTTTATAGTGCACATAGTTCATCGCTGGTCACACCCACTCAACAACAATATCACACCCAGGACGGTTTGGGACAATACGCTTACGGCTATGCCGAGCCTCATTCTGCGAAGCAAGAGGTACGCTCACTAGATGGCATTACTCGCGGCTCGTACAGTTATCGTGATGCTGCAGGCAAATTACAAACTGTGGACTATACCGCCGATGATAATGGTTTTCGTGTAGCTGCCACTAATTTGCCACGCGCCGTAACTGTAGAGCAATCGCAAAAGCAAGAGCAGCAGCAGCCCTTTCGTGCGGCGGAAACGTCAGGCGGGGTTCCCTTTACCGCCGATGTTGCAACAGCCCGTGACTTTCACGCTGCAGCTCATCGGGAGACTTTACTGCGCCTTTCAGAGGGGGGTAAACCTAGCGGCGAATCCGCTACAGCCGGGTCAGATACTGGGTCTGTACAATTGCCTCAGCCCGTGGATGATACAGTTGCCGTGGCCGCTGCAAAGGCAGATCATTTTAGACGACATGAACAGGAGCGAGAATTACACGAAATCTTTCAGCAAGGTCGAGCTATTACCCCAACAACAATTGTACCAACTGCAATATCAGCGTCTGTAATTCCGAGTATTTACAATTACGGTTACCCATGGAGATACTATTACTATTGA
- the LOC128861756 gene encoding uncharacterized protein LOC128861756: MRLMLALVWVTITTATIIRYTPTKILLAKLEGATLDKKDTAPASTQYHEQDSGGFYSYGYSAGRSAKAEYLTLDGSSRGFYSYVDADGKLQTVKYEAGRNQGFKAAVTNLPKAPTNPNRVAPLPVRDTPEVQEAKKAHFEAYREAELRAALASQNEAARLEELSLEEPQRSERPQQEVADILESTRSKILAILSEGASAENNSNNLNGNAEEELNIDGAQNQEEEVENADEEDNSELLSIDSLQISQDGREANEEEGNSSDADNITIENGEEETEATAASRELSSAERQMTTYKLADLENSDDQADSRALYTFEGSGESSKDLLRLTELQHKSDLSLAQPKLTTIETVRVPVHSYYTVLAPRTKYTVVTPTTHQLVPREEALKRGHSLPISLSSSFLSHRLRSKCKKQKTTKKKIAMQFRLLYLSAILTLAAADGYYYETPAARTPLFWSASTPARQYQYHTQDNFGQYTYGYGEPLSTKQEVRTLDGITRGSYSYIDAAGKLQTVAYTADVDGFRVSATNLPKQLLSANAKVPLDAAQFVQETPEVAAARLQHSAAHRLAKLRLQQISTAATSIEMKPASDGIEKRVERLDILPKPVEDTPEVAAAKVEFFKRYEEVKQRNERLRQKQQQISGYTLVKSQPITVAVPLPNYKLSNVPSGVLRYEAVVPSNSREYLPITEFNL; the protein is encoded by the exons ATGCGGTTGATGCTCGCCTTGGTTTGGGTGACCATAACCACAGCGACGATCATCCGTTATACTCCCACCAAGATACTCCTTGCTAAACTAGAAGGTGCGACATTAGACAAAAAGGACACGGCACCAGCCAGTACACAATATCATGAACAGGACTCGGGCGGTTTCTACTCGTATGGTTATAGTGCAGGTCGATCCGCCAAAGCCGAGTATCTCACACTGGATGGTTCGTCGCGCGGTTTCTATTCGTATGTTGATGCGGATGGAAAACTACAGACTGTGAAGTATGAAGCTGGGCGGAATCAGGGCTTCAAGGCTGCAGTTACAAATTTGCCAAAGGCACCAACTAATCCTAATAGAGTGGCGCCGCTGCCAGTACGAGATACACCAGAGGTGCAAGAGGCAAAGAAAGCACACTTTGAGGCATACCGGGAAGCGGAATTGAGAGCGGCGTTAGCGTCACAAAACGAAGCTGCTCGTCTCGAAGAGCTGAGTTTGGAAGAGCCACAAAGATCTGAACGTCCGCAACAGGAGGTGGCAGACATTTTGGAGAGCACAAGAAGTAAAATATTAGCCATATTATCGGAGGGTGCTAGTGCAgaaaataatagcaataatttAAATGGTAATGCAGAGGAAGAGCTTAATATTGATGGAGCTCAGAACCAAGAAGAGGAGGTAGAAAATGCGGACGAGGAAGATAATAGTGAATTATTGTCCATAGATAGTTTACAAATTTCACAAGACGGCAGGGAAGCTAACGAAGAGGAGGGTAACTCTAGTGATGCAGACAACATCACAATAGAAAATGGGGAGGAGGAAACTGAAGCAACGGCGGCGTCGAGAGAGTTGTCTAGTGCGGAACGGCAAATGACAACTTACAAGCTGGCCGATTTGGAAAACTCAGATGATCAGGCGGATTCACGTGCATTATACACGTTCGAAGGCAGCGGTGAGAGCTCCAAAGACTTACTACGACTCACGGAATTACAACATAAGTCCGACTTGTCTTTGGCGCAACCGAAGTTAACCACCATCGAAACTGTACGTGTGCCAGTGCATTCGTATTATACAGTATTGGCGCCAAGAACGAAATATACAGTTGTAACACCCACAACACACCAGCTGGTGCCGCGTGAGGAGGCACTCAAACGTGGTCACAGCCTGCCAATTTCTCTAAGTAGTTCCTTCTTATCACACCGACTAAGATCGAAG tgtaaaaaacaaaaaactacaaagaaaaaaattgcaatgcaGTTTCGTTTATTATACTTGTCTGCTATTTTGACGCTAGCTGCTGCTGATGGTTATTATTATGAGACTCCTGCTGCACGTACGCCTTTATTCTGGAGCGCCTCGACGCCTGCGCGCCAATATCAATATCACACGCAAGACAACTTTGGTCAATACACATATGGTTACGGCGAGCCACTTTCCACTAAGCAGGAAGTGCGCACTCTGGACGGCATCACTCGCGGCTCTTACTCTTACATAGATGCAGCAGGCAAATTACAGACCGTCGCCTACACAGCGGATGTCGACGGTTTTCGTGTGTCGGCTACGAATTTGCCAAAACAGCTTTTGTCTGCGAATGCCAAAGTACCATTAGATGCAGCACAATTTGTGCAGGAAACACCTGAGGTCGCGGCTGCACGTTTACAGCACTCGGCTGCCCATCGGCTAGCGAAATTACGTTTACAACAAATTTCAACAGCTGCTACTTCAATTGAAATGAAACCAGCATCTGATGGCATTGAAAAACGTGTAGAGCGTCTCGATATACTGCCGAAACCTGTCGAGGATACCCCGGAGGTTGCTGCTGCCAAGGTAGAGTTCTTCAAACGTTACGAGGAGGTAAAACAACGCAATGAGAGATTGCGccagaagcagcaacaaatttcTGGTTATACATTAGTCAAGTCGCAACCTATAACCGTAGCTGTGCCTTTGCCTAATTACAAGCTGTCCAACGTTCCAAGCGGCGTTCTCCGTTATGAAGCTGTTGTGCCGTCGAATAGTCGCGAATATTTGCCCATCacagaatttaatttataa